GGGGGGTATTTTAATTAGACCCGGGTTATTAACCTCTCCGACAACTGTAATTTTAATAAATGATGGCGAAAGATTTAAAGCTACAGCGTCAAAAGTATTCTTAGAATAATCTTCTTCAGCCTTTTCGAGCTTTATTATATCCCCATCAAATAAATAAGGATTTTGAGATTGATCTCCTTTTTTGATTAAGTCGATAAAATTTAATTTAGCTTTTTTTAATTCTTTTTTTTCTCCAGGTATTTTTCTTATTAATGTTATTTCTTTGAGATTAGTATTATTTGTTATACCACCAGCCAATTGTATTGCATCAACAAGATTCGGGAAGTAATTTATTTCTTTTTCTTTTTTATTTTCCATGATATACAACCCAGGTGTATTAACTTCTCCAATTATTGAAACCTTTATTGGGCGAGGTTGTTTAACTGTTAAAAATATTTCTGGTCTTAATAATTCATTTGCAAATAATTTTGATAATTTTTCCGTAGCTTGTATTAATGATAAATTTGTTAAATCAACATTTCCTATAAAAGGCATTTGAGCCTTTCCATCATTAAAAATCGGATAAGTCCCAGATAATTCAGGCATATCAAAAATAGTTAGGAATAATATATCGCCAGGACCTAAAATGTAATAGTCATCAAATTTATTATTGATATTTTCTTGTATTAATGAATTGTTTGAAATTTCTAGGTTTTGATTTATAATGGGCTGTTTATTTTTAACGATAATTTGCGCATTTAAAGGTATTAAAGCTAAGTTATTAGACGCACTTAAAAATAAAGCAAGATTAAATAAAAACCCTCTAAGTTTAATAGCCAAAAAATTAATATGATTCTTAATAATGATATAATAAAATAAGAAATTATACTTTTCTTTTACAAATCACCAATCGGTAAAAATAATTTCTATAAAATATTTATTATTAGTTTTGAATTTGAAAAAAAAGTAACAGAAGAAAACAAAGCTTAAAAATGAATAACAATAATAATCAAGAAAACTATGTTGATCTTTCAGAACTGGGGAGGAGTATTTTAAGAAGAAAAAGATTAATTATATACATATCAGGTTTTTTATTTTTCTGGGTTTGCTTATATACATTTCAAAAACGAATCACCAATCCAACTTATAAAGGAACTTTCAGCTTGCTTATAAGCGACCCAATTGATGATGCAAAATCTAGTAATGGCTTAAATCAATTAGCTATTATTGCAACGGGAAAATCAGAAAATGACATCCCAACACTAATAGGATACTTAAAAAGTCCTTCAGTATTACAAAGTATCGCACTTGAATTTAATAAAAAAGTTGATGATATTCAGGATAATATAAAGATTGAGAGAAAAAAAGTTGGATCAAGACTAACTGATGGGGTATTAGATATAACTTTCTTTTCTAAAGATCCTAAAAAAGGAGAGCTTATACTGCAAGCAATCAGTAAAAAATACCTTAATATAGCTTTACAAGAAAGGCAAAGAAAATTTACTGATGGTTTGTTATTCCTTAATGAAGAATATAAAAAAGCAGAGCAAATACTAAATTCTTCCCAAAATAAGCTATCCCTTTTCATGGAAGAAAAGTCCGTTATTGAACCTCTCAAAGAGGCTGCCATCCTTAAAGAAAAAGAACTTAAATTAATTAATCTTATAGATAATCTTAATATTGAAAAGAAAAGTCTAGAAAACTCAAAAAAGGCTATAGCGGAAGGCAAACTTTTTGCTAAGGGTTTAATTAAAACTAATCAATTCTCAAAAGATAATTCTTTTATTTTAGGGGATGGGAACCAATCTTTATTAGATGAAATGATCAAATTAGAAAATGAACTAGCTCGAGCAAAAACGAAATTCACTTCTTCATCTAAAATCATTAAAGGAATAAAAAAAAGAATAGATAATTTAAGCCCCCTTCTTAAAGAAAAACAATTAGAATCAATGGATATTGCGATTAACTCTAATAAAGAAGAGATTTTAAATACAAATAAGACATTAGATTTATTGCAAAAAAAACTTCTAAATCTTCCAGAAGTAATTACTAAATATAATGATTTATTGGCAAAAGTTGAAGTTGCGGGAGAAAATCTTGCTGGGATTCAGAGAACTATTGAAGCGTTCCAATTAGGTGTTGCTCAAAATAGTGTTCCTTGGAGAATAATTAAAGCTCCAGAAATTAGCAAAACACCTTTTAAACCCTCCATTATAAAATATCTTTTCTTTGGAGGATTTTTATCTTTAATTTCAGGAGTATTATTAGGATTATTACGTGACCAACAAGATGCCACCATTAAAAAACTTGAAGAATTAAATCAATATTTGAATAATATACCTTTACTAGCTCAACTACCTTATCTATATCAATATAAAGATGTTAGAAGCGATAAGAAAATTTTTCTAAAAGAAGTAATAAAAGAAAGCTCAGATAAAGGGGAGGAACTAAGAAGGTTTTTCGCGCAGGAAGCATTTAGAAGTCTTTCTACTTCAATAAGGTTTCTAAATACTGATAAAAAAATAAATTCCTTTTTAATAACAAGTTCTATTCCAGGAGAGGGGAAATCACTTACAAATATACTTCTCGCAAAAACAATTGCAGAGATGGGCAAAAAAGTTTTACTGATCGATGCAGATTTAAGAAAACCTCAATTACACCAGAGATTAGATATAAATAATTTAAGAGGGCTTTCAAATCTTATTACAGACGCCAATATTGAGTTAAAAGATGTTATTCAAAATATTCAAATTGAAACCACCAAAATTGATGTTATAACATCAGGAGTTAAGCCACCCGACCCATTAAGGATATTAGGATCTGAAAAAATGAAATCCATAATAAAAGAAATTAAAGAAAGTAATAATTATGATTTTGTTCTTTATGACTCTACTCCAATTCTTGGATTATCTGATTCAGCAATTTTTGCAAATTATTTAGATGGAATTATTCTTCTTGTAAGTTTGGGTTATGTAAGTAGAAAATTACCTCCAGAAAGTATTAAGTTAATAAATTCTTATAATTTAAATTTATTAGGAGTAATTTCTAATGTGCTTGATCCCAAAATAGATATCGAGAATTCCATTAGTGGATATAAAGGTGGATATGAAAGTTATTCAAGCTATGCAGAATTGAATGAGGAAAAGAATATTAGTCCAAAAGAAAAATCAAAGAAAATAAAAGTTAATTTTAAAAATAAAATGTTTAAAAAAGTTTTACAAGATAGTTTTCAAATATTAAAACATTATGTCTTAAAAGCTTTAGAATGGCTGGATAAATAATTATCTAGTTCAAACTAAATTTCATGAGTTCTTTTAAAGTAGATTGGGTATTAGTTAATGAATTGGCTATTGGAAAAGCTCCTACAAAGGAATCACATATTCAATTATTAAAAAACGAAGGTATTATTGCTATTTTAAGTTTATGTAGTATTAAAGAATCATTAACTAAATTAGATTTAAATAGGTTTTTCATAGCGAAAAGATATGTCCTACCTGATCATAGAAGTGGAAGATTGCCAAAAATCGATGAAATAAATGAAACCCTACTATATCTTGAAGAACTTATTCAAAAAGGTCCGGTTTTTGTTCATTGTGTAGCCGCAATGGAGAGATCGCCTTTAATTTGCATGTCTTGGTTAGTAAAAAAGCATAAATTAAGTCCAGTGGAGGCCTTGGATTATATGATGCAGGTTCATAAAGGGACTTCCCCTTTGGCTGGACAACTATCATTATTGAATAAAATTAATTAATTTTGTAACTAATTAACCCAATTTAGGAAAAAAGAAATTATATGTAATGTCTATTGAGTTATTTTATAATGTTAAATAAAGTATTTAAATGAAGAATTTAATTCGTAATTTAAAAAATAAATTTTTCCCTAGTTTTAGGATAAATACTACTTTATTTGGCAAAATTTACTGTACTTGGACCAGTAAAAAACTATCTCTATCAGAAAAAAATGTTAGCCACATTATCAACAGATTTTATCCCGCTTATATATTAAGCGCAAAAATTCCAGGATGTTTTGTTGAATGCGGTGTGGGATATGGAAGATCTGCTCTAATAATGGAATCAATATTGCGAATGCATAATGATAATCGAGATTTCCTTTTATTCGATAGTTTCGAGGGTTTTCCTACCCCCTCTGGAGAAGATCTGAGTGGATCTGAAAAAGCACGGAAAAGTCAATGGAACTACATAGATCCTGATCATCTAATAGAAGTATTATCTGCTTCTAGCACAAAAAGAATTGACATAAAAAAATATAAAAAGAATATATCAAAAAGAATTCATATTGAAAAAGGCTTTTTTGAAAAAACTTTTAATAAAGAGATATATAATAAAATCAAAAGTTTTAAAGGAATTAGTTATCTTCATTTAGATGTAGATCTATATAATTCTTACCTAACGTGTCTTAATTTCCTATATCCATTAGTAAACTCAGGAGGTTTAATTCTATTTGACGAATATGATAATGAAACATTAAAAAAGTTTCCTGGTAGCAAAAAAGCCATTGATAAATTTTTATTATCTCAAAATTTAGATCCCGCAAAAGTTTTAGAATATGATCATTCAGGTAAATGTTTTATGGTTAAGAAATAAAATTAATAAATGTTTAGCCTTCAATAATAAATCAATTAAACTAATTCCGTAGTATATTAATCAAATTCTTTTTTTAAATCTAAATAAGAAAAAATATTCAATTTATTATGAAAAAAGGATGTCCAATTTGCAGCCATAATGAATATGAAACTGTAATCAAACTAGATGAATCAAATCAAGGAAGATTTATAAATCTCTCAAATAAAAAATATAAAGGATATTTAGAAGAAATAACACCTGATTTTTCTAAAGTAAAGATCTTAAGATGCAGTAATTGTTCCCACCATTGGTATGCATGGAAACCTAATGATAGAGAATTAATTAATATGTATGATAAACATGTTCCAGAAAGGAAGAAACTTTTAAAAACACAAAAAAGTAAAGCATCAAAATATATTAAAAGAGAACTAATTGACCTAAAAAAATTTATAAAAAAGATTAATCCAACGCTATTGGACTATGGATCAGGATTTGGGCTTTGGACTAGCATTGCCAAAGATATTAATTTCATAGTTTTTGCCTATGAACCTTCATCAAATAGATTAGCGAAATCAAAAGAAATCAATAATCATGATATAAACTTTATTAATAATTTAAAAGATATTGCTCAGAAACAAATTGATTTAATAAACATAGAGCAAGTTTTGGAACATCTCCCAAATCCTTTGGGAGTTTTAAAAGAGTTAAACTATTTATCTAATACCAAAACGGTTGTTAGAATAAGA
This window of the Prochlorococcus sp. MIT 1314 genome carries:
- a CDS encoding SLBB domain-containing protein, producing MAIKLRGFLFNLALFLSASNNLALIPLNAQIIVKNKQPIINQNLEISNNSLIQENINNKFDDYYILGPGDILFLTIFDMPELSGTYPIFNDGKAQMPFIGNVDLTNLSLIQATEKLSKLFANELLRPEIFLTVKQPRPIKVSIIGEVNTPGLYIMENKKEKEINYFPNLVDAIQLAGGITNNTNLKEITLIRKIPGEKKELKKAKLNFIDLIKKGDQSQNPYLFDGDIIKLEKAEEDYSKNTFDAVALNLSPSFIKITVVGEVNNPGLIKIPPNTPLIQAVMIAGDAKDFIANRSNVELIRINRNGSITRDNYNVNRKGNISKGKNPLLKNGDIIKVKKSKSSSFAAGLNSITAPVKPLIDVMTLYKLFGD
- a CDS encoding polysaccharide biosynthesis tyrosine autokinase, which encodes MNNNNNQENYVDLSELGRSILRRKRLIIYISGFLFFWVCLYTFQKRITNPTYKGTFSLLISDPIDDAKSSNGLNQLAIIATGKSENDIPTLIGYLKSPSVLQSIALEFNKKVDDIQDNIKIERKKVGSRLTDGVLDITFFSKDPKKGELILQAISKKYLNIALQERQRKFTDGLLFLNEEYKKAEQILNSSQNKLSLFMEEKSVIEPLKEAAILKEKELKLINLIDNLNIEKKSLENSKKAIAEGKLFAKGLIKTNQFSKDNSFILGDGNQSLLDEMIKLENELARAKTKFTSSSKIIKGIKKRIDNLSPLLKEKQLESMDIAINSNKEEILNTNKTLDLLQKKLLNLPEVITKYNDLLAKVEVAGENLAGIQRTIEAFQLGVAQNSVPWRIIKAPEISKTPFKPSIIKYLFFGGFLSLISGVLLGLLRDQQDATIKKLEELNQYLNNIPLLAQLPYLYQYKDVRSDKKIFLKEVIKESSDKGEELRRFFAQEAFRSLSTSIRFLNTDKKINSFLITSSIPGEGKSLTNILLAKTIAEMGKKVLLIDADLRKPQLHQRLDINNLRGLSNLITDANIELKDVIQNIQIETTKIDVITSGVKPPDPLRILGSEKMKSIIKEIKESNNYDFVLYDSTPILGLSDSAIFANYLDGIILLVSLGYVSRKLPPESIKLINSYNLNLLGVISNVLDPKIDIENSISGYKGGYESYSSYAELNEEKNISPKEKSKKIKVNFKNKMFKKVLQDSFQILKHYVLKALEWLDK
- a CDS encoding dual specificity protein phosphatase, whose amino-acid sequence is MSSFKVDWVLVNELAIGKAPTKESHIQLLKNEGIIAILSLCSIKESLTKLDLNRFFIAKRYVLPDHRSGRLPKIDEINETLLYLEELIQKGPVFVHCVAAMERSPLICMSWLVKKHKLSPVEALDYMMQVHKGTSPLAGQLSLLNKIN
- a CDS encoding TylF/MycF/NovP-related O-methyltransferase; the protein is MKNLIRNLKNKFFPSFRINTTLFGKIYCTWTSKKLSLSEKNVSHIINRFYPAYILSAKIPGCFVECGVGYGRSALIMESILRMHNDNRDFLLFDSFEGFPTPSGEDLSGSEKARKSQWNYIDPDHLIEVLSASSTKRIDIKKYKKNISKRIHIEKGFFEKTFNKEIYNKIKSFKGISYLHLDVDLYNSYLTCLNFLYPLVNSGGLILFDEYDNETLKKFPGSKKAIDKFLLSQNLDPAKVLEYDHSGKCFMVKK
- a CDS encoding class I SAM-dependent methyltransferase, which encodes MKKGCPICSHNEYETVIKLDESNQGRFINLSNKKYKGYLEEITPDFSKVKILRCSNCSHHWYAWKPNDRELINMYDKHVPERKKLLKTQKSKASKYIKRELIDLKKFIKKINPTLLDYGSGFGLWTSIAKDINFIVFAYEPSSNRLAKSKEINNHDINFINNLKDIAQKQIDLINIEQVLEHLPNPLGVLKELNYLSNTKTVVRIRVPNLAKCKEGKTLYKSWPFNDKSMHTLTPYAHLNGFTQSSLRISYSRAGFKPAYKFMFFYKPINLIRIVLGEYIKILETTTIYLIKK